One region of Camelus bactrianus isolate YW-2024 breed Bactrian camel chromosome 22, ASM4877302v1, whole genome shotgun sequence genomic DNA includes:
- the PFN3 gene encoding profilin-3 gives MGDWKVYISAVLRDQRIDDVAIVGHSDNRCVWASRPGGLLAAISPQEVGVLTGPDRRTFLQAGLSVAGRRCCVIRDHLLAEGDGVLDARTKGLDGRAVCVGHTPRALLVLMGRRGVHGGVLNKTMHELIHGLRMQGS, from the coding sequence ATGGGAGACTGGAAAGTCTACATCAGCGCGGTGCTGCGGGACCAGCGCATCGACGACGTGGCTATCGTGGGCCACTCGGACAATCGCTGCGTGTGGGCATCGCGGCCCGGGGGCCTGCTGGCGGCCATCTCACCGCAGGAGGTGGGTGTGCTCACGGGGCCGGATCGGCGCACCTTCCTGCAGGCCGGCCTGAGCGTGGCGGGGCGCCGCTGCTGCGTCATCCGCGACCACCTGCTGGCAGAGGGCGACGGAGTGCTGGACGCGCGCACCAAGGGGCTGGACGGGCGCGCCGTCTGCGTTGGCCACACGCCGCGTGCGCTCCTCGTGCTCATGGGCCGACGGGGCGTTCACGGGGGCGTTCTCAACAAGACGATGCACGAGCTGATCCACGGGTTGCGAATGCAGGGCAGCTAG
- the F12 gene encoding coagulation factor XII isoform X1, translating to MRALLLLGALLVSLESALSAPPWKAPKEHKFRASEHTVVLTVTGEPCHFPFQYHGQLYHKCIHRGRPGPRPWCATTPIFEKDQRWAYCLEPKTVKDHCSKHNPCRKGGTCVNMPNGPSCICPDHSTGKHCQREKCFESQLLRFFQENEIWHRLERAGVAKCQCKGPNAHCKPVASQVCRTNPCLNGGSCLQAEGHRLCRCPAGYAGRLCDVDLKAICYKDRGLDYRGVAQTTLSGAPCQPWASEATFWNVTAEQALNWGLGDHAFCRNPDNDIRPWCFVWRGDQLSWQYCRLAQCQAPSKAEPQITPPTRISSGPQDFPLPSLSALQKAQPTPQTPPQPLTSAWAHPTAWCAPPEQRIPLPSERPAGCGQRLRKRLSSLSRVVGGLVALPGAHPYIAALYWGQNFCAGSLIAPCWVLTAAHCLQNRPAPEELTVVLGQDRHNQSCDQCQTLAVLTYRLHEGFSPITYQHDLALVRLQESADGCCAHSSPFVQPVCLPSSAARSAEPEAALCEVAGWGHQFEGAEEYASFLQEAQVPLISPERCSAPDVHGDAFTPGMLCAGFLEGGTDACQGDSGGPLVCEDQTAEHQLILRGIVSWGSGCGDRQKPGVYTDVANYLAWIQEHTAS from the exons ttctcactgtcaCCGGGGAGCCCTGCCACTTCCCCTTCCAGTACCACGGGCAGCTGTATCACAAATGCATCCACAGAGGCCGGCCCGGCCCCCGACCCTG GTGTGCTACCACCCCCATCTTCGAGAAGGACCAGCGATGGGCATACTGCCTGGAGCCCAAGACAGTGAAAG ACCACTGCAGCAAACACAACCCCTGCCGGAAGGGAGGGACCTGTGTGAACATGCCAAATGGCCCAAGCTGCATCTGTCCAGATCACTCTACTGGGAAGCACTGCCAGAGAG AGAAGTGCTTCGAGTCCCAGCTTCTCCGGTTCTTCCAGGAGAATGAAATATGGCATAGGCTTGAGCGGGCAGGTGTGGCCAAGTGCCAGTGCAAGGGTCCTAATGCCCACTGCAAACCAGTGGCCAGCCAGG TCTGCCGCACCAACCCGTGTCTCAACGGGGGCAGCTGCCTACAGGCAGAGGGCCACCGCCTGTGCCGTTGCCCCGCGGGCTACGCGGGACGCCTGTGCGACGTGG atCTCAAGGCGATCTGCTACAAAGACCGCGGGCTCGACTACCGCGGCGTGGCCCAGACTACGCTCTCGGGCGCACCCTGTCAGCCGTGGGCCTCGGAGGCCACCTTCTGGAATGTGACTGCAGAGCAAGCGCTGAACTGGGGACTGGGCGACCACGCCTTCTGCCG GAACCCGGACAACGACATTCGCCCATGGTGCTTCGTTTGGAGAGGCGACCAACTGAGCTGGCAATATTGCCGCCTGGCACAGTGTCAGGCCCCAAGCAAGGCGGAGCCCCAAATCACTCCTCCGACCCGGATCTCCTCTGGGCCCCAGGACTTCCCCTTGCCCTCCCTTTCGGCTTTGCAGAAGGCTCAGCCCACACCCCAGACCCCGCCTCAACCCCTAACCTCAG CCTGGGCTCATCCTACGGCCTGGTGCGCGCCGCCGGAGCAGCGGATCCCCCTGCCTAGCGAGCGCCCGGCGGGCTGCGGTCAGCGCCTCCGAAAACGGCTGTCCTCGCTGAGCCGCGTCGTCGGGGGACTGGTGGCCCTCCCTGGGGCCCACCCCTACATCGCCGCGCTGTACTGGGGCCAAAATTTCTGCGCCGGCAGCCTCATCGCCCCCTGTTGGGTGCTGACCGCGGCTCACTGCCTGCAGAACCG ACCCGCTCCCGAGGAGCTGACGGTGGTACTTGGCCAGGACCGCCATAACCAGAGCTGTGATCAGTGCCAGACGCTGGCCGTGCTCACCTACCGCCTGCACGAAGGCTTCTCGCCCATCACCTACCAGCACGACCTGG CCCTGGTGCGACTGCAGGAGAGCGCGGACGGCTGCTGCGCGCACTCGTCGCCTTTTGTTCAGCCGGTGTGCCTGCCGAGTAGCGCCGCCCGCTCCGCCGAACCCGAAGCCGCACTCTGCGAGGTGGCCGGCTGGGGCCACCAGTTCGAGG GGGCGGAGGAGTATGCCAGCTTCCTGCAGGAGGCTCAGGTTCCGCTCATCAGTCCCGAGCGCTGCTCCGCCCCCGACGTGCACGGAGACGCCTTCACTCCTGGCATGCTCTGCGCTGGCTTCCTCGAGGGCGGCACCGACGCGTGCCAG GGTGACTCCGGGGGCCCGCTGGTGTGTGAGGACCAGACGGCAGAGCATCAGCTCATCCTGCGAGGCATCGTCAGCTGGGGCTCAGGCTGTGGCGACCGCCAGAAGCCGGGTGTGTACACCGACGTAGCCAACTACCTGGCCTGGATTCAGGAGCACACTGCTTCCTGA
- the F12 gene encoding coagulation factor XII isoform X2 — protein sequence MRALLLLGALLVSLESALSAPPWKAPKEHKFRASEHTVVLTVTGEPCHFPFQYHGQLYHKCIHRGRPGPRPWCATTPIFEKDQRWAYCLEPKTVKDHCSKHNPCRKGGTCVNMPNGPSCICPDHSTGKHCQREKCFESQLLRFFQENEIWHRLERAGVAKCQCKGPNAHCKPVASQVCRTNPCLNGGSCLQAEGHRLCRCPAGYAGRLCDVDLKAICYKDRGLDYRGVAQTTLSGAPCQPWASEATFWNVTAEQALNWGLGDHAFCRNPDNDIRPWCFVWRGDQLSWQYCRLAQCQAPSKAEPQITPPTRISSGPQDFPLPSLSALQKAQPTPQTPPQPLTSAWAHPTAWCAPPEQRIPLPSERPAGCGQRLRKRLSSLSRVVGGLVALPGAHPYIAALYWGQNFCAGSLIAPCWVLTAAHCLQNRPAPEELTVVLGQDRHNQSCDQCQTLAVLTYRLHEGFSPITYQHDLGAEEYASFLQEAQVPLISPERCSAPDVHGDAFTPGMLCAGFLEGGTDACQGDSGGPLVCEDQTAEHQLILRGIVSWGSGCGDRQKPGVYTDVANYLAWIQEHTAS from the exons ttctcactgtcaCCGGGGAGCCCTGCCACTTCCCCTTCCAGTACCACGGGCAGCTGTATCACAAATGCATCCACAGAGGCCGGCCCGGCCCCCGACCCTG GTGTGCTACCACCCCCATCTTCGAGAAGGACCAGCGATGGGCATACTGCCTGGAGCCCAAGACAGTGAAAG ACCACTGCAGCAAACACAACCCCTGCCGGAAGGGAGGGACCTGTGTGAACATGCCAAATGGCCCAAGCTGCATCTGTCCAGATCACTCTACTGGGAAGCACTGCCAGAGAG AGAAGTGCTTCGAGTCCCAGCTTCTCCGGTTCTTCCAGGAGAATGAAATATGGCATAGGCTTGAGCGGGCAGGTGTGGCCAAGTGCCAGTGCAAGGGTCCTAATGCCCACTGCAAACCAGTGGCCAGCCAGG TCTGCCGCACCAACCCGTGTCTCAACGGGGGCAGCTGCCTACAGGCAGAGGGCCACCGCCTGTGCCGTTGCCCCGCGGGCTACGCGGGACGCCTGTGCGACGTGG atCTCAAGGCGATCTGCTACAAAGACCGCGGGCTCGACTACCGCGGCGTGGCCCAGACTACGCTCTCGGGCGCACCCTGTCAGCCGTGGGCCTCGGAGGCCACCTTCTGGAATGTGACTGCAGAGCAAGCGCTGAACTGGGGACTGGGCGACCACGCCTTCTGCCG GAACCCGGACAACGACATTCGCCCATGGTGCTTCGTTTGGAGAGGCGACCAACTGAGCTGGCAATATTGCCGCCTGGCACAGTGTCAGGCCCCAAGCAAGGCGGAGCCCCAAATCACTCCTCCGACCCGGATCTCCTCTGGGCCCCAGGACTTCCCCTTGCCCTCCCTTTCGGCTTTGCAGAAGGCTCAGCCCACACCCCAGACCCCGCCTCAACCCCTAACCTCAG CCTGGGCTCATCCTACGGCCTGGTGCGCGCCGCCGGAGCAGCGGATCCCCCTGCCTAGCGAGCGCCCGGCGGGCTGCGGTCAGCGCCTCCGAAAACGGCTGTCCTCGCTGAGCCGCGTCGTCGGGGGACTGGTGGCCCTCCCTGGGGCCCACCCCTACATCGCCGCGCTGTACTGGGGCCAAAATTTCTGCGCCGGCAGCCTCATCGCCCCCTGTTGGGTGCTGACCGCGGCTCACTGCCTGCAGAACCG ACCCGCTCCCGAGGAGCTGACGGTGGTACTTGGCCAGGACCGCCATAACCAGAGCTGTGATCAGTGCCAGACGCTGGCCGTGCTCACCTACCGCCTGCACGAAGGCTTCTCGCCCATCACCTACCAGCACGACCTGG GGGCGGAGGAGTATGCCAGCTTCCTGCAGGAGGCTCAGGTTCCGCTCATCAGTCCCGAGCGCTGCTCCGCCCCCGACGTGCACGGAGACGCCTTCACTCCTGGCATGCTCTGCGCTGGCTTCCTCGAGGGCGGCACCGACGCGTGCCAG GGTGACTCCGGGGGCCCGCTGGTGTGTGAGGACCAGACGGCAGAGCATCAGCTCATCCTGCGAGGCATCGTCAGCTGGGGCTCAGGCTGTGGCGACCGCCAGAAGCCGGGTGTGTACACCGACGTAGCCAACTACCTGGCCTGGATTCAGGAGCACACTGCTTCCTGA